A stretch of the Vidua chalybeata isolate OUT-0048 chromosome Z, bVidCha1 merged haplotype, whole genome shotgun sequence genome encodes the following:
- the DCP2 gene encoding m7GpppN-mRNA hydrolase, with product METKRAEIPSSVLDDLCSRFILHIPSEERDNAIRVCFQIELAHWFYLDFYMQNTPGLPQCGIRDFAKAVFNHCPFLLPQGEDVQKVLDEWKEYKMGVPTYGAIILDETLENVLLVQGYLAKSGWGFPKGKVNKEEAPHDCAAREVFEETGFDIKDYICKEDYIELRINDQLARLYIIPGVPKNTKFNPKTRREIRNIEWFSIDKLPCHRNDMTPKSKLGLAPNKFFMAIPFIRPLREWISRRNGDSSDSDNAFSSAGSTPSKSNLEKARSKLRCNQQVFTDGFSGEHLVKPKQPQKPYNHPEVSEVLKIKQSQSLRNNGRKQNQDTSSQKKRANGLHSQPVKQNHTLKCEKKLNPRRLQDNFETEAAFEMCCSSEDALTEHVDGHSMACNGHYKFAFSSRAFLSFKFDHDAIMKSFDL from the exons CCGATTTATTTTGCACATTCCAAGTGAAGAGAGAGACAATGCAATCAGAGTGTGTTTTCAGATTGAACTTGCCCATTGGTTTTATTTGGATTTCTACATGCAAAACACACCAGGATTACCTCAGTGTGGGATAAGAGACTTTGCTAAAGCTG TCTTCAATCACTGCCCCTTTTTACTGCCTCAAGGTGAAGATGTACAAAAGGTTTTAGATGAGTGGAAAGAATACAAAATGGGAGTGCCAACCTATGGTGCAATTATCCTTGATGAGACACTTGAAAAT GTTCTTTTGGTTCAGGGCTATTTAGCAAAATCTGGTTGGGGATTTCCAAAAGGGAAAGTAAATAAAGAAGAGGCACCTCATGATTGTGCTGCTAGAGAG GTGTTTGAAGAAACTGGGTTTGACATAAAAGATTATATCTGCAAAGAGGACTACATTGAGCTGCGAATCAATGATCAGTTAGCACGGCTGTATATCATTCCTGGAGTTCCCAAGAACACGAAATTCAACCCCAAAACTAGAAGGGAAATTCGG AATATTGAGTGGTTTTCCATCGACAAATTACCATGCCACAGAAATGACATGACCCCAAAGTCCAAGCTGGGTTTGGCACCTAACAAATTTTTTATGGCAATTCCCTTCATCAG GCCGTTGAGGGAATGGATTTCCCGAAGGAATGGAGACTCCTCAGACAGTGACAATGCTTTTTCATCTGCAGGGAGCACACCCTCTAAGTCCAACTTGGAAAAAGCTAG ATCCAAACTTCGCTGTAATCAGCAGGTGTTTACAGATGGCTTTTCAGGAGAGCACTTGGTGAAGCCAAAACAGCCACAGAAGCCATATAATCATCCTGAGGTGTCtgaagttttgaaaataaag CAGAGTCAGAGCCTGAGGAACAATGGCAGAAAGCAAAATCAAGACACTTCCAGCCAAAAGAAGCGAGCAAATGGACTACATAGTCAACCAGTTAAGCAAAACCATACCTTG aaatgtgaaaaaaagcTTAATCCAAGAAGACTTCAAGATAACTTTGAAACAG aagcagcatttgAGATGTGTTGCTCCAGCGAAGACGCACTGACAGAACATGTAGATGGACATTCTATGGCATGCAATGGCCATtacaaatttgctttttcatcaAGAGCTTTC